The DNA segment TTGGCAACGGGATTTTGCCTGCGCTTCTGCACCAGGATCCGCGGTATTTCAGGCGTGGATATGGGTCTACCAAGCGCCGCATGTTGTATGCGCTTACTTCGAGCGTGGTTTGCAGACATGACAATACGGGAAAGCTGGAGCCGAACTACTCCAACATGCTGGGCAACGTTGCTGCTGGCGGCATCTCCAACCTCTACATTCCGGCGGACGAGCGGGGTGTCGGCAGTACTTTTAAGGGAGCGGCCCTGGTAACGGCCGAGGGTGGAGTTGGTGCGATCCTTCAGGAGTTCTGGCCGGATCTTTCGCGGCGCTTCTTCCATAGAGATCCGACGAATGGGCAGGATGATGCTTTGCACACTTTGCACAAATAGAGTACCTGCTCTTTTATGCTTTGGCGTGGCGTCTGAATTCGAAGCGCCTGCCGATAATTGCTTTTGCGATCCAGCGGTCTGTGCCCGATGTAGGGCATAGACCTACACCGAAGTTGACCTCCCATTTGGGACTCAGGTTGAGGTCGATGGCGGGAGGATGGCTATAAAGAACAGAAGCAATAGGTGAAGGCAGAGGAAATTAGAGAACCTCATGCCTTCACCATACCTTAAGAGCTGGAAAGTAGTGTCAGGGCTTTGCTTTACGGATTGCCGCGGTCAATGCAGGGACAATCTCGAAGAGATCGCCGACGATGCCGTAATCGGCTACTTCGAAGATCGGCGCATTCTCGTCCTTGTTGATGGCGACGATGCACTGCGAGCCTTTCATGCCGACGAGATGCTGAATGGCGCCGGAAATTCCAATGGCCAGATAGACTTTTGGAGCTACGGTCTGGCCTGAGCTACCGACCTGGCGCTCCATCGGTAGCCAGCCGTTGTCGCAGATAGGGCGGGAGGCGGCGAGTTCTGCGCCGAGGGCAGCGGCGAGTTCTTCGACGATGGGCAGATTGGCCTGTTCTTTGATTCCGCGACCGACAGAGACAAGAATGGCAGCTGTGCTGAGATCGACGGTCTGCGCGCTGGCACGGAAGGGTTGACTTGGCTGGGTGCGGATCTGCGCGGGTTCGAGATTTGGGCGAAAAGATTCGATTGCGGCTGGAGCTGCGTCTGAGGCATCCGCGCGGAATGCACCGGCCTGCACAGAGAGAAAGCAGGGGCCGTCGCTGGTGTGCTGGTAGGATGCGTTGAGCTTGCCCTGTAGAAGCTGACGAACGAAGATTGGCGATGGCGTGCTGGGCGTGAGGCCGATTACGTCGCTGATCAGGACTTCGTTGAATCGTGTCGCGAGGGCTGGAGCAAAATCACGCACCTGGTAGGTGTGGGGCAGTACGACATACGCCGGCTTCAGGTGCTGGATGAGTTGGGTATAGGCCTCGGTAAATCCATCCGCGGTGTAGTCGCGTAGTAGTGCGTGATCCACGGTAAAGAGAGTGCGTGGTGGTTTACCGGTTATCTTGTCTACTGAGGCCAAACCGATCAGGGCTGCGTCGAGGGGAAGTCCCAGGCCAGCGGCCAGGGTATGAGCCGCAGCAAGCGCTTCCCAGGAGATGCGGCTTATTTCGCCATTTTTCGATTCGAGAATTACCAGTACGCTGCTCATAGGACGCGCACCTCAAATTGCAGCTTTTCTACGAGTGCTGCGGCTGCCTCAGCGGGGGTGCCGCTGAGGATCTGTGTGGTGCGCTGCTTGTTGGGCAGCGTGACCTGATGGAGCGTAACGACGGGCGCCGGAGTGATTCCGAGTTCTGAGGCGGCGATGCGTTTTACTTCTTTGGTCTTGGCCTTCTTGATGCCCATCAATGTTGCGTAGCGAAGTTTGGTGTTGCCGGACTGGATGGTAAGCACGGCGGGCATGGGAAGTTCGATGTGCTGGAACCAGCCGTCTTCCAGTTCGCGCAGTACTTTCAAGCCATTGCCGGTTGCCACGCCGTTGCCGGTTGCTTCGATTTTCAGGATCAGGCTGGCATGTGGCACTCCGAGCAACTCGGCGACGATAACACCGGTTTGTCCCAGTCCAAGATCGTCGGATTGCAGGCCGGTGAGAATGAGGTCGGCTGCTTCGTCTTTGATTGCCGCTGCCAGCAGGCGGGCTACGCCGAGCGCGTCGTATTGTGCGAGGTCATCGCTCTCGATGTGGATAGCGCGGTCGGCGCCTTTGGCGAGTGCTTCGCGGATGGTTTGACCTACGCGCTCTGGACCGGCGCTGATGACGATGACTTCGCCGCCATGCGCTTCTTTGAGCAGAAGCGCTTCTTCAAGGGCGTATGCATCCGATTCGTTCAAGGTGAACTCGACATCGTTCAGGTCGATCCACTTTCCCGTTGCGTCAATGCGGATTCGTGCATCGCGTTCGGGCACTTGTTTGATGGCTACGATGATCTTCATGGTCTCTCTTGATTCCTGATTGCGGCGTGTAATTACACCTGCGAATTGGATGCCTGATGTGGAGCTTCCGGTAGTTGCATGGCTGCGATTTGTGCTATGTCCAGCAGCCTCGGGGCGCTTTCGCCTGTCGTTGCCAGCGCATCTCGAAACATGGTGTTGCAGAACGGGCAGGCAGCTCCAATTGTAGTTGCTCCAGTGGAGACGAGCTCCTGTACGCGAACGCTGCTTACGCGCTGACCCTGCTCCTCGCCGAGAAAGACGAGGCCACCGCCTGCTCCGCAGCAGAAGCTGCGTTCGCGGGTGCGTTCGGGCTCGATGAGTGTTCCGGCGGAGGCGATGATGGATCGCGGCTCGTCATAGACATTGCGATAGCGGCCGAGGTAGCAGGGGTCGTGATAGACGATCTTTTCTTCAGATTTGTTGTGCGGTAACTGCGCCTGGTGGCGAGCGAGAAATTCGCTGTGATGCTCGATCTCTGGCGAGATGCCGAACTCTTTCCAGTCCTCTTGAATGGTACGCACACAGTGCGGGCAGATGGAGATGATCTTCTTCACTTTCTGCTGCTGCATGGCTTCAAGATTGCTCTCGGCGAGTTGCTGAAAGACCAGATCGTTGCCCAGGCGGCGTGCGGGATCGCCGGTGCATTTCTCTTTGCGCATGACTCCGTAGCTGGTGCCCAGGTAGCGCATGACCTGTACGAATGAGTTGATGATTTCGCGCCCCTTGGGGTCGTAACCGCCCATGCAGCCTAGCCACAGGCAATACTCCTGTGTGCCATCGAAGATGGGTAGCTCTTGTTTGGCTACGAATTTATCGCGTTCTACCGAGCTCATGCCGAGAGCGTTGGAGTTGCGCTCCATTGCGAGGAATAGCTTGGTGCCATGCGAATCTTCCCATTCGCCGGTATTCACGGCACCGCGGCGCAGACCCACGATGATGGGTACATGCTCAATGCCGACAGGGCATTGAAATTCGCAGGCGCCGCAGGTGGTGCATTGAAAGGCGGACTCCTGCGAGTTGTACTTGCCGAGCAGTAATTCTTCAGCCGTGGGACCGTATTCATTCAGGTATCCGCGCACGCCGAGGATAATTTCTTTTGGATTGAGACTCTTGCCTGTGTTGGCGGCAGGGCAGTGTTCGGTGCAGCGTCCGCACTCTACGCATGAGTAGGCCTGGAGGCTTACAAGTTGCGTGAGATCCTTGCCGGTTACGAGGCCGAAATCTTCATCGCCCGAGAGAGTTGGTATGGCACTGAAGCTGCCTCGCGAAAGAAAGATCGTGAGTGGGCTGAGGATCAAATGCAGATGCTTGGTGTGTGGGACCAGGGGCAGGAAGACGAGCAGAGAAAGCGTATGCGTCCACCACAGTGCGCGGGCGGCGATGCTGCCGTCTGCCACAAAGAACGATGCCAGATAGGTGGCCATGAGCGCGAAGATGAGCCCGGCGATGACGCCTGATTCCCAGGAGATATTGTGCCCGGCACGCGACAGCCAGACTGGCTGCAGGATGAATCGACGAATGAATAATCCGGATATAGAGATGGCGCAGGCTATCGCGAATGCTGCTGCGAACCAGAAATAGAAGCGTCCGAAGATGCCTGCAGGATCGAGAAATCCTATGCCCAGGCCTACTGCAAGATGATTGAGGGTTACGAGCGCGAAGGCCAGGAAACTCCAGAAGACGAAGGCGTGCGCTATGCCGGGTAGAGGCCGTTCGCGAATGACCTTGGCCTGACAGAGCACTTCCCAGAAGAAATCCCAGATACGTTTGCCAATGGGGAAGAGATGAAATCCGGGGTCGCGGCGCGAGTGCCAGATCTTGTCTACGACGACTCCAAATCGCTTCCAGAAAAGAGCGGCCGAGGCGAATACGAACAGGATCAACAGCAGTTTTTCGGGAAGGGAAAAGTGGGATGGCTCTGCGAGTATGCCGAGACCGGAAACGCCGGAGAGGAGGGACATTGGGCTTGCGGGCAGCAGGTGCATCATCTATTCGTCTTCCTCTCGCCTACCTTTGTACTCGATTCGGGCAGGCTTTGGCACCTGTTCGTTTTCTCGATGATGCGACAGGCCTTAAGCTCCCTTGGTCAACTCGCTGGTGAGATGCTCATGATGTTGCGCGGCAAAGGAGTCGACACTTTGTAACCCAAGCAGGTAACCGCCAAAGGCGAGTGCTCCGAGCGCGAAGAAAATTGCGGCAACGCCCCAATAGCCGATGCCGAAGTAGCTGCAGAGCAGCCATGCTCCTACGCCCAGTGCGAAGGCTCCGATCATTACGCCGAAGCTGATGAGACTGCTGAGGCCGGAGACATTCTGCCGACGTACTTTGCCTGCCTGCAGCACCTTGGGTGCTGTGATGGAACGCATGTTGCCGATGATCATGTTGAGGAAGATGGCGAAAAACATCCAGGCCACGGTGGCTACTGTGATCTCCAATGAAGGCGGTTTATTGGCCAGTGAAGCGCTGATGTAGATAAGCAAAATCTCTATGGCAAGCAGGCAGCCGGTCAGAATGTTCTTGGCGAGAATCACATTCCGCATGCGGACCGGTGCGATGAAATAAAACTGGACTCCGGCGGCATCACTGCCAAGGCAGTTATAGATAAAAGAGACAAAGACCAGCAGAGTGTAGGCACAACCATAGGTGAACAAATACGTGCTTACGGAATTGCGATGCATGCCAATCTGACCCATGGCGGAGGTTCGCGCGGTGAAGATGAATACCATGAAAGGCGGAACAACCAGGCTGTATAGCTGGGCTCCGCTGCGCATGAGATAGCGGAGCTCTTTCACGATGCATGCGGACACAGCATCCGGGAGTAGACCGCGCCTGCGTGGAGTATCTGCATGGTCTCTTGCTCTGCTAGGCGACTCTTTACGGGGAGTTACTGCGACTTTGGCAGATGCGGGTACTTCGCTGAGATTTTCTCCAAGATATTCGGCATGGAGACGTATGTGCAGGATGAAGAGAAATGTTGCGACATAGAGGCCAACGGCCAGTAATGTAGCAATGGCAATGAGGGGCAATCCGCCATGCATGCGCTCGATGGCTAACGATGCCAGCCCCGGTGGCAGACACCAATTGATCGCTATAAGCGCATGTCCGATCTGCAACAGCAGAGGACTGGGGTGACCGTGATGGCCGTCAAGCCGTTGCGCAAACTGCACGACAACTTGTATGCCAAGCGAAGCCAGAAGGATGAGGACTGTGAGGATTTCCCTGGTGCGTCGCTGCGCAAGCCAGCGCTCGATCCAGGAATAGACCATGCGGGAAAAGAAGATGTTGCAAATGGCGTAGAAAAACAAAACAAGCGCAGACCAGGGTGCGAGAATCGGCGCGGCAACGGCTATGCCGATTGTCATTGCAATCAGGCAGGTAATGCCTGCGAGCGTAGGCGGATCTAATAGTCCGAATGAAAGGCGTATCAGAAGATAATCGCGGTAGCGAATCGGATAGCGAATCAGCGTGGAGAGATCGAAGGATGGTCCTGTTGCTGAGGTGCTGACGCCGATGAACTGCCAGAGAGCGAAGATGATCCATAGCAGAATCGCCAGGTCGCTGTACATGCCGGTGCTGACGAGATACCACGAGCCGAGACCTGCTCCAATAGCGGGCCCGAAGACCATCAACGCGAGTATCGGATAGGAAAGAATCTTGACGACAAGCTCGCCGGTCGCGCCTTTGCCGCGCAGGGAGTTGATGAAGATACGCCAGCGAAGCCACGCGATTGTGCGAAACTGTTCGCGGGCTAATCCAGACTCTGTGAGTATTGCAGGAGTGTTTATCCCAGCCATGAAAGCTCCTGCTCTGAGTGCAGCGGGTCCGCGCCTGCTTCATTGCCGATTACGCGAATGAATATTTCTTCAAGCGTGAGCCGAGTAGTTGTTCCGTCGGCATCGTCAGCCTGGGTGTGGACGCCTGCGCGCAGCTCTTCCAGAGATCCGTTGGCTATCAACTGACCGTGATTGATGATCGCTACATGGGTGCAGAGCCGCTCGACAATTTCAAGCACGTGCGAAGTTAGAAAGATGGTTGCTCCGCGGGTGATCATGCCTTGCAACATCTGTTTAAGCGTGCCGGCGGCGATGGCGTCCACGCCTTCAAAGGGTTCATCCAGAAATAAGATCTTGGGTCCATGAATCACGGCGGCGGCCAGTGCCAGCTTCTTTTGCATGCCGTGGGAAAAATCGGTGATCAGCTTTTTGTTCTCACCTGCCAGGTTCATGAACTCCAGCAACTCTTCGGTGCGCTGCAAGGTCGTGGCTCGATCGAGCCCGTACATCTGCCCCACAAATCGCAGATATTCGGATGCTGTGAGGCGTCCAAAGAGAGCCATGCCTTCAGGCACTACGCCGATCTGCCGCTTGACCTCGAGCCCATGTGTGGCGAAATCCAATCCAAGTACCTGGATGCTGCCGGAGGTGGGCGTCAGCAGGCCTGTAAGCATTTTGATCGTGGTAGATTTGCCTGCGCCGTTGGGGCCGAGGAAGCCATAGAACTGGCCGGGAGCTACGGTGAGGTCGACATTCTGCACGGCAACAAAGTCGCCGAACCGGCGGGTGAGTCCAGTGGTGGTGATCGCAGCACTCATAACTGAAACGAGGATACTGCAAAATCAGCGAGGAGACTGTAATAACGAGATTTTTTTGATACTCCTATAGGCAATCGATTGTTGATGGCGGCCGCCTTAGTCTCGTGAACAGCCCCTGGTGATTTAAAGTGTCTTGGTAATCGAGTGGAGGAATTTTGAATGCGTAGATTTGTATTTCTGTTTGTATTACTGACTGTGGCCTGTGGTTTTCAAATCCCAAGTAGGGCTGAGTCTCGATTTGTTCATCAAGATGGAAAGTTCCTGGTGGATGGGGCGGGACACAAGGTTCAGTTGCGGGGCACGAACCTGGGAAACTGGCTCGTGACTGAGGGCTACATGTTTCGCTTCGAAGGCGGGCCGCAGTCAACCCGCGAGATTGAAGCGATGGTGAATGAGCTGATCGGTCCAACAGCGGCTACGAAGTTCTGGCATGACTATCGGGATGCATATGTTACTCGCAAGGATATCGATTTCATTGCTAAACAGGGTTTCAACACGATACGTATCCCGTTCCACTATCGCTATTTTGTGCCGGGGGATGATGAGGGCTTTGCGCTTATCGATCGCGTGGTCGAATGGGCCAAGGCGGATGGGCTGTATGTTGTGCTTGATATGCATGCTGCGCCTGGAGGACAGACGGGCGCTAACATCGACGATAGCTGGGGTTATCCGTGGCTCTATGAGGATGAAGATAGCCAGCTCCTGGCCGCTGATATATGGAAGAGAATCGCCGAGCATTATCGCAATAATGCTACCGTGATTGGCTACGATTTATTGAACGAACCGATCCCTCACTATCCGAAGCTGGCGCAGTACAACTCCAAGCTGGAGCCGGTCTACAAGAAGCTTGCCGCAGCAGTTCGCTCAGTGGATAAGAACCACGTGCTCATTCTCGGCGGTGCGCAGTGGGATGGTAACTTCAGCGTGTTTGGGCCACCGTTCGACAAGAACATGATGTACACATTTCATAAATACTGGATGCCTCCAACAGAGGATGCAGTGAAGCCGTATGTCGAATTTCGCGATAAATATAACGTTCCGATCTGGATGGGTGAGTCGGGCGAAAACACGGATGAGTGGATCACGAAGTTCCGTATGGTTTTAGATCAGGATCAGATCAGTTGGACGTTCTGGCCTTACAAGAAAATGGAGGCGAACTCAGCGCTGGTCAGCTTCAACAAGCCTGAGCATTGGGATGAGATCGTCACCTATGCCGCTCGCCATGCAGGTATGGGAGATACGGAAAAATCTGTTGCTGCCAGGCCATCGCTTGAAGACTCTCGCGCTGCTTTTCAGGACCTGCTGGTGAAGGTTCGTTTTGAAAACGCTAAAGTCAATGATGGTTATTTGAAGGCTTTGGGTGCGGAGGTCAAGTAAAATCGACTTCATTACACTTTGAGAAGCCCGAGGGCCAGTCATGATCGTTAATCTCGCAGAGCGAGCGCACAACCATAACTGGCGTCTCGATCCTATTACCCGGTCCCTGTTGGATACGGATTTTTATAAGCTACTGATGCTTCAATTTATCTGGAAGCATTTTCCTAAAGTCGAGGTCACTTTTACGCTCGTCAATCGCACGAAACAAGTGCGATTGGCTGAGCGTATCAGTGTTGACGAAGTACGTCAGCAGTTGGACCACGTGCGTAAACTGCGTTTTCACAGGTCGGAACTGATCTGGCTTGCGGGCAATACGTTCTATGGCAAGCGTGGCATCTTCGAGCCGGATTTTCTGGAGTGGCTGGAGCGCGATTTTCAGTTGCCCGATTATCATTTGTCGGTCGTTGATGGCGAGTTGAGTCTCACGTTTCACGGCACCTGGACACAGACGACACTCTGGGAAGTCTATGCGCTTTCTATCCTCAGTGAGTTGAAGACTCGGGCGAGCCTGCGTGAGATGAGCGAGTTCTCGCTGGATATTTTGTATGCGCGCGCAAAGGCAAATCTATGGAGCAAGATCGAGCGTCTGCGAGGCGTGCCGGGGCTTAGAGTGGCGGATTTTGGCACGCGCCGTCGGCACAGCTTTCTATGGCAGGAATATGTTGTGAAAGCGATGCGAGATACGCTTGGTGATAGCTTTACCGGCTCGTCGAATACTTATCTTGCATACAAGCATGATCTCGAAGCAATCGGTACGAATGCCCATGAATTGCCGATGGCTTTAGCTGCGATGGCTGCTGATGATGAAGAGCTTAAACACTCGCAGTATCATGTGCTGCAGTTATGGCAGAACACGTATCAGCGCGAATTGCTGATCATGTTGCCCGATACATTCGGCACTACGCAGTTCCTCGCAGATGCTCCGGATTGGGTCGCGGATTGGACGGGGCAGCGTATGGACAGCAAGAATCCTTTCGTCGCGGGCGGCGAGTACATCGAGTGGATCAAGTCGCGCGGCCGCGATGCTGAAAACAAATTGATCATTGCTTCGGATGGGTTAGACGTTGCTCAGATCCTTGGTCTGCATGCGTATTTCTCCGGAGAAATTTTAGGTAATGCGACGCCGCAGGATTTTCGCAACGCTACGGATTTTTTGGATGCGAACAAGTGGAATCCGCAGCGGCGAATTCGTTTCAGCTCTGGCTGGGGAACACTGCTGACGAATGATTTTCGCGGCTGCGATCCATCGGGTGGAAATGGTTTTGATCCGATCAGCCTGGTGTGCAAGCTCTCCGAAGCAAATGGCCGGCCTGCAGTGAAGCTCTCCGATAACTATGCGAAGGCAATGGGGCCGTCAGAAGAAGTGGCCCGCTATCGCAGGGTATTTGGTTCGGCAGGGCTGACGAATGTACCGGCTATCGTGTGAGCTTTTGTAACCGTGTGGTCGAGACTGGCTGACGACAGCGGTATGGGGTTCGCGGATGCCTGCTACTCATGGGATATTTCGTGTATCTCTGCTATATATCCACCCGGAAACAGAACGATCGCCGAATGACGGTGATCTGAACTGTAAGGCGCGACAAGGATCGTTACGCCGAAGGTCTTCGCTTTGGCGAGTGTTGCGTCGAGGCTATCGACTTCATACCCGGTATTTTCCAGGCCATAGGGATAAGAAGGTTTGCTGTTGCTTACGTAAACGACCATCTTGCCAAAGGCGGATTCGAGATGAATTCTACGAATCGAGTTTGCTGGCTGTCCTATTTCAATTCCGGGTGCTTGCGCTTCGTCGGAGATGATCTTGCCTTGAGAAAACTGAAGAAATGATTTCAGAAAAGCTTCAACACGATCCGGCGAAACGTAGACTCGATTTTCAGGTACATGGATAAAGGGCGAATAGTGCGGCGGTGTCGTGTGCCAATACAGTTGCATGTTGACGCCGCCGGGCCACTGGATAATTGTGTCAAGCCCGATGGCATCAGGGAAGGTTCCGACAATTACGTTTGCGCCAGCCGAACGCGCGGCGGAGATGGCTGTATCCATATTCGTAACGAGATAGCCATTCCTCTCCGTCCCGAAGGGGGCAGGAATGGGTGTGAGAAATCCGAACAAAGAGACTGTTCCTACAGGGGTCTGCATCAGTTGAGAGGTAGTCTTGCTCGGCGTTGGAGTCACGGTAACGATGACCTGTTTGGTACTGGTGCCGCCAAATGTACCGAGGAAGCTTTTGACGAATGCGTCCACGTCTTGCGGTTTCACGTAGACGTGCGTCGAGTCATACTGTGGCGCCACAGCGACGGATGGTAAGCTGACCGTGCTCTGGGCGACGGCAGCTCCGCTAGTCCAACTCAACAAGAGTGTTGCAACAGCGATAATTCTCTGAAGGGAAGTCATCTTAGCCTCTCTGCAACAAAGTACTACGATTCGATGAATGCGAGTAGATCGAGGTTGATGGCATCTGCTACTTCACTGCTTTTGATCGTTAGAGGAATCTGCAGGTGTAGGACGTGTTGGGCGCAGTGATGATCGCATAATAGGCATCCAGGGGCAGAGTTAGACTTAGATCGAGCGGGTAGACCGCGAGTGGAAAATCATATGTTTTCAAGCAGGATATTCAGGAATAATAATCGCAGGGCGAATGCGACGCGGTAATCCGAATCAGAACGAAAGTCGAGAGGCAACGACAATGCCGGAATATAAGAAGAACCTTGAAGCCATCTCTTCACTCACACCGGAACAGTATCGGGTAACGCAGGAGAGTGAGACGGAGCCTCCTTTTCAAAACTCATATTGGGATAACGACGAGCCGGGCCTTTACGTGGATATCGTATCGGGAGAGCCTCTGTTCACCTCAGCCGATAAATTCGACAGCGGCTGTGGTTGGCCAAGCTTTACGAAGCCAGTTGATTCGGAATCTATCTCTGAGACTATCGATGATAGTCACGGAATGATCCGAACAGAGGTTCGATCCAATCAGGGTGACAGCCATCTTGGCCATGTCTTTGACGATGGCCCGCAAGAGGCTGGCGGCCTTCGTTACTGCATCAATTCTGCGTCGCTGCGCTTCATTCCTCTGGATGAGCTCGAAGAAGAAGGTTACGGAGCCTATCGTAAACTAATCGAAAGTAGTGAAAAGGAGTAAGGGCATGATTACAGAGCGAGCGATTTTAGCCGGTGGTTGCTTTTGGGGTATGCAGGACTTGTTCCGCAGCTTTCCTGGAGTAATTTCTACCCGCGTTGGATATGCGGGCGGGGATGTAGCCAATGCAACCTATCGAAACCATGGCTCCCATGCCGAGGCCATAGAGATTGTGTTCGATCCGCAACAGGTAAGTTATCGAAGGCTTCTCGAGTTTTTCTTTCAGCTCCATGATCCCACTACGCTGAATCGTCAGGGCAACGACATTGGGACGAGCTATCGTTCCGCCATTTTTTACATCACAGACGAACAGAAACAGACTGCAGAAGAGACCATCGCAGACATCAACGCTTCTGGAATCTGGCCGGGCAAAGTAGTGACAGAAGTGAAGGCCGCTGGTGCGTTTTGGGAGGCCGAGCCAGAGCATCAGGATTATCTGGAACGCTATCCGAGTGGCTACACATGTCATTTTGTGAGACCCAACTGGAAGATTTCGAAATGAATGGCTGAGGGTTGAATGCCTTCTCCCGGGTGTTATCAGAACGGTGCCTTCACTCCATTAGAGACGTGTGGCGAGAAGCCCGTTTTGCCGGGCGAAGCGCAGCGTATTCCGTCTTCAAGAGAAGACGGTTTCAGGTGCGTCGTGCCCCTGACCATGATGTGCCGCTAAGGACCGGGAGATTTGCCGTGATCTACATTCGGCATTGACCTTTGTTGGCCGCTTGTCGATAGGCCGTTAATGGGGATAGTCCTTCGTGAGTGAGATCCATCTCTGTCCGTTCACAGAAGATCTACGAGTCACTGCCTTCTTGATCACGGTCGACACCATTGCATGCATGTCTTTATATTCGCCTCCAGTGGAACTCAAGGGCTAACATTTGACATATGACCGGCGTCCCTGGATATGACATGATGGGAGCGGCCGTTGGTACTGGAATCTTGCTCGTTCAGCTTAAACGTTTGACTCCAGAATTCGACGGGATGTTCGCAGGCTCTTGATCAAGGTAGATATTGAGAATATCGACGTCGCAATCCGTGAAGGAATCAAACGGGATTCATTCTTGGCCGAGTGCAGTTGAGGTCCGCCAACAACTGGAGCGACTTCTCGCGCACCCGTTGTTTACGAACAGCAAACGCTACCCGGTACTGCTTGCGTACACGGTCGAGCAGGCTTTGCTTGGCAATGCTGGTGATTTAAAAGAACGCACAATCGGCGTCGAGGCATTTGGACGCGAACCGAGTTATGACGTAAATCTGGATCCTGTGGTTCGCACGACGGCTGCCGAGGTACGAAAAAGGCTGATTCAGTACTATTACAGCCCCGAACATGCAGGGGAACTGATCATCGAATTACCGGTTGGCTCCTACGCTCCCGCTTTTCGAGAACCAGCAATCCAACTCTCTGCCAAAGTAGATCCAGAGGTGATTGCGGAGCATCTTGAGCCATCTCCTCGCGATCCGGTAGCGTCGGAGGATTCGCGGGCAGATGTTGTAAGAGCACCCACGCGTCTCATCCACTACCGCTGGATTTCCATCGTTGCCGCTCTCCTTTTCGCTGTGCTTCTTGGCATCGGCATCGGTCGCGTGCGATTCCCAGGTCAGGCCGCAAGCTCCAGCGGACCCTCAAATATGGCGCGCTTTTGGGAGCCGATCACCGCAACCTCAAGCCGTGTTACGTACTGCCTCGGGGTACCAACGGACTCTGTCGATCTCCAAAGCAAGACGATCCCCGCAATCCCTGCCGGGGAGAGCGGCAATCTGAATGTTTACGATGTCATCACACTTGCTCGTTCCATTGCGCCTCTTGTGCCTAAAAATGGAGAATTTCGCGTCCTGGCAGCTTCCGATACAGGCTTCGCTCAATTACGGGAAGGCCCATTTGTTTTGATTGGCGCTTTCGACAATCCGTGGGCAATGCGCATCACTCAGGATTTGCCGATTGGGTTCGAGTATGACAATCATGTTCGCAAGGTGGTGAATCGCAAAAGTAGCCCCAAGGGAATTTGGGCTCTTGAA comes from the Acidicapsa ligni genome and includes:
- a CDS encoding electron transfer flavoprotein subunit beta/FixA family protein, with protein sequence MKIIVAIKQVPERDARIRIDATGKWIDLNDVEFTLNESDAYALEEALLLKEAHGGEVIVISAGPERVGQTIREALAKGADRAIHIESDDLAQYDALGVARLLAAAIKDEAADLILTGLQSDDLGLGQTGVIVAELLGVPHASLILKIEATGNGVATGNGLKVLRELEDGWFQHIELPMPAVLTIQSGNTKLRYATLMGIKKAKTKEVKRIAASELGITPAPVVTLHQVTLPNKQRTTQILSGTPAEAAAALVEKLQFEVRVL
- a CDS encoding electron transfer flavoprotein subunit alpha/FixB family protein, giving the protein MSSVLVILESKNGEISRISWEALAAAHTLAAGLGLPLDAALIGLASVDKITGKPPRTLFTVDHALLRDYTADGFTEAYTQLIQHLKPAYVVLPHTYQVRDFAPALATRFNEVLISDVIGLTPSTPSPIFVRQLLQGKLNASYQHTSDGPCFLSVQAGAFRADASDAAPAAIESFRPNLEPAQIRTQPSQPFRASAQTVDLSTAAILVSVGRGIKEQANLPIVEELAAALGAELAASRPICDNGWLPMERQVGSSGQTVAPKVYLAIGISGAIQHLVGMKGSQCIVAINKDENAPIFEVADYGIVGDLFEIVPALTAAIRKAKP
- a CDS encoding glycoside hydrolase family 5 protein gives rise to the protein MRRFVFLFVLLTVACGFQIPSRAESRFVHQDGKFLVDGAGHKVQLRGTNLGNWLVTEGYMFRFEGGPQSTREIEAMVNELIGPTAATKFWHDYRDAYVTRKDIDFIAKQGFNTIRIPFHYRYFVPGDDEGFALIDRVVEWAKADGLYVVLDMHAAPGGQTGANIDDSWGYPWLYEDEDSQLLAADIWKRIAEHYRNNATVIGYDLLNEPIPHYPKLAQYNSKLEPVYKKLAAAVRSVDKNHVLILGGAQWDGNFSVFGPPFDKNMMYTFHKYWMPPTEDAVKPYVEFRDKYNVPIWMGESGENTDEWITKFRMVLDQDQISWTFWPYKKMEANSALVSFNKPEHWDEIVTYAARHAGMGDTEKSVAARPSLEDSRAAFQDLLVKVRFENAKVNDGYLKALGAEVK
- a CDS encoding (Fe-S)-binding protein codes for the protein MMHLLPASPMSLLSGVSGLGILAEPSHFSLPEKLLLILFVFASAALFWKRFGVVVDKIWHSRRDPGFHLFPIGKRIWDFFWEVLCQAKVIRERPLPGIAHAFVFWSFLAFALVTLNHLAVGLGIGFLDPAGIFGRFYFWFAAAFAIACAISISGLFIRRFILQPVWLSRAGHNISWESGVIAGLIFALMATYLASFFVADGSIAARALWWTHTLSLLVFLPLVPHTKHLHLILSPLTIFLSRGSFSAIPTLSGDEDFGLVTGKDLTQLVSLQAYSCVECGRCTEHCPAANTGKSLNPKEIILGVRGYLNEYGPTAEELLLGKYNSQESAFQCTTCGACEFQCPVGIEHVPIIVGLRRGAVNTGEWEDSHGTKLFLAMERNSNALGMSSVERDKFVAKQELPIFDGTQEYCLWLGCMGGYDPKGREIINSFVQVMRYLGTSYGVMRKEKCTGDPARRLGNDLVFQQLAESNLEAMQQQKVKKIISICPHCVRTIQEDWKEFGISPEIEHHSEFLARHQAQLPHNKSEEKIVYHDPCYLGRYRNVYDEPRSIIASAGTLIEPERTRERSFCCGAGGGLVFLGEEQGQRVSSVRVQELVSTGATTIGAACPFCNTMFRDALATTGESAPRLLDIAQIAAMQLPEAPHQASNSQV
- a CDS encoding ABC transporter ATP-binding protein is translated as MSAAITTTGLTRRFGDFVAVQNVDLTVAPGQFYGFLGPNGAGKSTTIKMLTGLLTPTSGSIQVLGLDFATHGLEVKRQIGVVPEGMALFGRLTASEYLRFVGQMYGLDRATTLQRTEELLEFMNLAGENKKLITDFSHGMQKKLALAAAVIHGPKILFLDEPFEGVDAIAAGTLKQMLQGMITRGATIFLTSHVLEIVERLCTHVAIINHGQLIANGSLEELRAGVHTQADDADGTTTRLTLEEIFIRVIGNEAGADPLHSEQELSWLG